CTTAGTCGTGCTTCCCCTATAGCCATATGTGGAAAAAACATCAAATGCACTTTTCAAGATATATTTTTCCCGTTCAATGCGAGAAAGTCCTTTTCTGTTTTTTGTCTTCTTCGCCATAGACCTTTGATTATAAATGCAAGTAAGCACTTACTATCAAATTTGATATATTTTGTCAAAAGAAATTCTGTCAAGGGATAGACAACAGCTAGCATCAATCAGCTAACCAAAAACTCAGGAATATCGGTATACTTTATCGGTTACAAGCACTACTTTTTTGGACTATTATTTTTCTATATTCTCATCTTTTCCAATATAAAATTTAATCTTGCAATAACTATATGTATAATTCTTCAGGTACTATTATTTATTTTTGACTTCACCGCCCTTACTCTTGTATAAAATACACTTATCTATGAAGATAAAATTAATATCAGGAAAAAAGAGGTGGCATAAGGACATAGAAAAACTGCCGCCTTTTTTAAATATTGAATTCACTTTCAAAACAGAATGCCTGAAAGATTATTCTAAAAAGTTAGAATCTGAAGTATCATCTCTTTCATTGTTGAAAAAACTCAAGCCTTGCGCCCAGATTGCAATCACTGCAGGAAGCAGAGGTATAAGCCATTATCCCGAAATTCTAAAAGAGATAGGCAATATACTCAAAGAAAAGGGATTCAGCCCCTTCATTGTCCCCGCAATGGGAAGCCACGGTGGAGGTACATATAGAGGCCGTCTTGAAATATTGAAGGAAAATGGGATCACTGAAAAAAGATGCGGGATGAAAATAAGAGGAGGGAAAAATTATACTCCTCTTGGTAAAACTTCATCAGGGACCGAGGTCTTCATCGACAAAGAAGCACTAAAAGCCGATGCAATTATCGTCGTAAACCGCATAAAAGCGCACACTGATTTTGAAAGCACCCACGAAAGCGGCATCTGTAAGATGCTCGTAGTAGGTTTGGGAGGACCTCCGGGCGCTGAGGGAATACACCGTCTTGGAATAAAAGGGCTGAAGAAAGAGTTGGCGCCAGCGGCAAAGAAGATAATCTCATCAGGCAAATTATTTGCGGGTATTGGAATCATTGAAAATCCAAAATGTGAAATTTCAGAAATAAAAGCTCTTGAAGGAAATAAAATCATTACCGAAGAAAAAAAACTTTTAGAATTTTCAAAAAAACAGTTTCCGCCATTTCCTGTCAACAATCTTGACCTTCTTGTAGTAAAAGAGATGGGTAAAGAAATAAGCGGCACAGGAATGGATACACATATTATAGGAAGAAAAACGATTCGATTTGAAAATGATTTTGAAAACCCTAAAGTCACAAGAATTGCAGCCCTCGATTTGACGCGCGAATCCAAAGGAAATTGCGCGGGCCTTGGGCTTGCCGACATAATCACTTCGAGATTCTTCAGAAAGATTGATTTTGACAGTTTCTATTTCAATACTCTCACTGCCACTTTTATAGAAAGGGCAAAGATACCTTATATTGCAGACTCCGATAAAGAAGCAATCAGCGTTGGAATCAAATCAGCATGGGTAGAAAATCCAATAAAAGCGAAGATTGCAATAATCAAGGATACACTTCATATAGACAAAATAGCCCTTTCAAAAGAAGCATATCTCAGTATAAAAGAAAGAAAAGATATTAAAAGATTGGGAAATTTTTATGAACTGCAATTCGATAGAAAAGGGAATCTTATAAATTCAATCTAATTTTTTCTAAGGAGATATCAAGAAAATGGGAAAATTATTGATGGGACCGGGACCTTCAAATGTAAATCCACGGGTGCTTGAAGCAATGTCAAAACCTCTTGTAGGCCATTTAGACCCGGATTTCTTGAAAATTATGGACTCCACGATGGAACTGCTTCGCCAAATCTTCAAAACAAAGAATCGCCTTACATTCCCAGTTTCAGGAACCGGAAGCGCCGGAATGGAATCGATTATTGTCAATTTAATCGAGCCGGAAGATAAAGTCATAGTTGGGTTGAATGGCGTTTTCGGTACAAGAGTGGCAGATTTGCTGGGACGAATTGGAGCAGAAGTGATAGGAATAAAAAAGAAATGGGGCGAACCCATATTGCCGGACGAAATTAGTGATGCCTTCGATAGTGCAGGAGACAAAGTAAAAGCACTTGTCCTTGTTCATGCAGAAACTTCAACAGGAGTGCTTCAACCTCTTGAAGAAGCAGGCAGGATTGCTCGCGAAAATGATGCTCTCTTTATTGTCGATACTGTCACCTCCCTTGGCGGAGTCGACGTCAGAATAGATGAATGGCTAATCGATGCATCATACAGCGGGACGCAGAAAAACTTAAGTGTCCCGCCGGGGCTTTCTCCAGTAACGGTAAATGAAAGAGCTCTTGAAGTACTGCGGAATAGGAAGACAAAAGTGCCTTCATGGTATTTCGACTTCACGATGATTGAAAAATATTGGGGAAGCGAAAGAGTCTATCACCACACTGCGCCTGTAAGTATGATATGCGGGTTAAATGAAGGGCTGAAAATTATTCTTGAAGAGGGACTGGAAAATCGTTTTAAAAGGCATAGGCAAAATCATGAATTTCTAAAAAATGAGCTTTCAAAACTTGGGATAGATTATCTCGTTAAACCTGAATACCGCCTTCCCAACCTAAATGCAGTCCTTGTGCCTGAAGGCATCGATGAAAAAGAGGTGCGGATGAAACTGCTTAAAGAATATAGCATTGAAATAGGCGCAGGGCTTGGAGAATTGGCTGGAAAGGTCTGGAGAATAGGATTAATGGGGGAAACCTGCAGAAAAGAAAATGTAGAAAAACTTATAGCGGCACTGAAAAAATTGCTATAATTGAAAAAAAAATCAGGGGGGAGGGAAATCTGTGACAAAAAAAACAAGATTTATTATTGCCATAGATATTGGGACTACAAGGTGTAAAACAGCCCTTTTCAAATCTTCTGGAGAATTGGTGGCTTACGCTTCCTCTTCGTCAAATATTACTTTTTCACCTGACGGCAAGGTGGAAGCAGACGCAGATGCGCAGTGGTGGAAGCCAATAGTAAAAAATATCAAAGAAATTTTCAAAAACAAAAAATCTGCCCTTAAAAATCTTGCTGGCATAGGAATATCTTG
This DNA window, taken from Candidatus Schekmanbacteria bacterium, encodes the following:
- a CDS encoding DUF2088 domain-containing protein, with product MKIKLISGKKRWHKDIEKLPPFLNIEFTFKTECLKDYSKKLESEVSSLSLLKKLKPCAQIAITAGSRGISHYPEILKEIGNILKEKGFSPFIVPAMGSHGGGTYRGRLEILKENGITEKRCGMKIRGGKNYTPLGKTSSGTEVFIDKEALKADAIIVVNRIKAHTDFESTHESGICKMLVVGLGGPPGAEGIHRLGIKGLKKELAPAAKKIISSGKLFAGIGIIENPKCEISEIKALEGNKIITEEKKLLEFSKKQFPPFPVNNLDLLVVKEMGKEISGTGMDTHIIGRKTIRFENDFENPKVTRIAALDLTRESKGNCAGLGLADIITSRFFRKIDFDSFYFNTLTATFIERAKIPYIADSDKEAISVGIKSAWVENPIKAKIAIIKDTLHIDKIALSKEAYLSIKERKDIKRLGNFYELQFDRKGNLINSI
- a CDS encoding alanine--glyoxylate aminotransferase family protein, giving the protein MGKLLMGPGPSNVNPRVLEAMSKPLVGHLDPDFLKIMDSTMELLRQIFKTKNRLTFPVSGTGSAGMESIIVNLIEPEDKVIVGLNGVFGTRVADLLGRIGAEVIGIKKKWGEPILPDEISDAFDSAGDKVKALVLVHAETSTGVLQPLEEAGRIARENDALFIVDTVTSLGGVDVRIDEWLIDASYSGTQKNLSVPPGLSPVTVNERALEVLRNRKTKVPSWYFDFTMIEKYWGSERVYHHTAPVSMICGLNEGLKIILEEGLENRFKRHRQNHEFLKNELSKLGIDYLVKPEYRLPNLNAVLVPEGIDEKEVRMKLLKEYSIEIGAGLGELAGKVWRIGLMGETCRKENVEKLIAALKKLL